A window of Saccharomyces paradoxus chromosome XIII, complete sequence contains these coding sequences:
- the FCP1 gene encoding protein serine/threonine phosphatase (Carboxy-terminal domain (CTD) phosphatase~similar to YMR277W): MTTQIRSPEGLPYPIQIDKLIPSVGSYLHEGDRLLVYKFWYLVERASDTSDDDNEHDASPGGGTGSNGASPPTKQLRESIEFFESPYEGDLISWNVDVGDEVATANQVICEIKRPCNHDVVYGGLCTQCGKEVSADAFDGVPLDVVGDMDLQISETEAIRTGKALKEHLRRDKKLILVVDLDQTIIHCGVDPTIAEWKNDPNNPNFETLRDVKSFTLDEELVLPLMYMNDDGSMLRPPPVRKCWYYVKVRPGLKEFFAKVAPLFEMHIYTMATRAYALQIAKIVDPTGELFGDRILSRDENGSLTTKSLAKLFPTDQSMVVVIDDRGDVWNWCPNLIKVVPYNFFVGVGDINSNFLPKQSTGMLQLGRKTRQKSQESQELLTDIMDNEKKLQEKIDKEVKRQEEKLNHQLATAEEPPANESKEELTKKLEYSASLEVQQQNRPLAKLQKHLHDQKLLVDDDDELYYLKGTLSNIHKTYYDMLLQQNELEPNLMEIIPSLKQKVFQNCYFVFSGLIPLGTDIQRSDIVIWTSTFGATSTSDIDYLTTHLITKNPSTYKARLAKKFNPQIKVVHPDWIFECLVNWKKVDEKPYALIVDSPISDEELQNFQTQLQKRQEYLEESQEQQHMLTSQENLNLFAAGTSWLNNDDDEDIPDTASDDDEDDDHNDESDDENNSEGIDRKRSIEDNHDDTSQKKTKAEPSQDGPVQHKGEGDDNEDSDSQLEEELMGMLDG; this comes from the coding sequence ATGACCACACAAATAAGGTCTCCCGAAGGCTTGCCGTATCCCATTCAGATTGATAAACTCATCCCAAGTGTAGGTTCGTACCTTCATGAAGGCGATAGGTTGCTTGTCTATAAGTTTTGGTACTTGGTGGAAAGGGCCTCAGACACcagtgatgatgacaacGAGCACGATGCTTCCCCCGGCGGCGGCACCGGCAGTAATGGTGCCTCTCCGCCAACCAAACAACTGCGTGAATCCATAGAATTCTTCGAAAGTCCCTACGAGGGGGATTTGATTAGTTGGAATGTAGACGTAGGAGACGAAGTAGCCACTGCTAATCAAGTGATTTGCGAAATAAAAAGACCGTGCAATCACGATGTCGTGTATGGTGGACTGTGCACTCAATGTGGGAAAGAAGTCTCCGCGGATGCCTTCGATGGTGTGCCATTAGACGTTGTCGGAGACATGGACTTACAAATTAGCGAGACGGAAGCTATTAGAACTGGCAAGGCATTGAAAGAGCATTTGCGACGGGATAAGAAACTTATCTTAGTAGTGGATTTAGATCAAACCATCATCCATTGTGGTGTGGACCCTACCATTGCAGAGTGGAAGAACGACCCTAATAATCCGAATTTTGAAACGCTAAGAGATGTCAAGAGCTTTACATTGGACGAGGAGTTAGTACTGCCACTTATGTACATGAATGACGACGGTTCTATGCTGAGACCGCCTCCCGTGAGAAAATGTTGGTACTACGTGAAAGTAAGGCCTGGTTTAAAGGAATTCTTCGCTAAAGTAGCACCCCTTTTTGAAATGCATATCTACACAATGGCTACAAGGGCTTATGCCTTGCAAATTGCCAAGATCGTGGACCCTACGGGCGAATTGTTTGGCGATAGAATCCTGTCGCGTGATGAAAATGGGTCCCTAACGACAAAATCATTAGCCAAACTATTCCCCACCGATCAGTCAAtggttgttgttattgacGACAGAGGCGATGTTTGGAATTGGTGTCCAAACTTAATCAAAGTTGTTCCTTATAACTTCTTTGTTGGCGTTGGTGATATCAATTCTAATTTCTTGCCGAAGCAATCTACCGGAATGTTACAGCTAGGGAGGAAGACAAGACAGAAGAGCCAAGAATCTCAGGAACTGCTGACAGATATTATGGATaacgaaaagaaattacaagaaaagatagaTAAGGAAGTCAAACGCcaggaagaaaagttaAATCATCAACTGGCGACTGCTGAGGAGCCCCCCGCAAACGAATCCAAAGAAGAGTTGACAAAGAAACTAGAATACTCAGCATCCTTGGAAGTCCAACAACAAAATCGACCCTTGGCCAAACTACAAAAACACCTGCATGATCAAAAACTTCTAGTCGATGACGACGACGAACTATATTACTTAAAGGGCACGCTATCAAACATTCACAAAACTTATTACGATATGCTCTTGCAACAAAATGAACTAGAACCAAATCTGATGGAAATCATACCAAGCCTGAAGCAGAAagtctttcaaaattgctattttgttttttcagGGTTAATACCTCTTGGGACCGATATCCAAAGGTCGGATATAGTGATATGGACAAGTACATTTGGTGCCACTTCTACTTCAGACATAGATTACCTCACGACACATTTAATAACCAAGAATCCCAGTACTTATAAAGCGCGTCTAGCGAAAAAGTTCAACCCACAGATTAAAGTTGTCCATCCAGATTGGATATTCGAGTGTCTGgtgaattggaaaaaggtGGACGAAAAACCCTACGCTTTAATCGTGGACAGCCCCATTTCTGATGAGGAGTTACAAAACTTTCAAACACAACTAcaaaaaagacaagaatATCTGGAGGAGAGTCAAGAACAACAGCATATGTTGACATCACAAGAAAATCTAAATCTGTTCGCTGCTGGTACCTCGTGGTTGAATaatgacgacgatgaagatattCCGGATACGGCCagcgatgatgatgaagatgatgatcACAACGACGAAAGTGATGACGAAAACAACTCGGAAGGCATTGACAGAAAGAGGAGCATCGAGGACAATCATGATGATACATCGCAAAAGAAGACTAAGGCAGAACCTTCTCAAGACGGTCCTGTACAACATAAAGGAGAAGGAGACGACAACGAAGACAGCGATTCACAGTTGGAGGAAGAGTTGATGGGTATGCTGGATGGTTAG
- the BUL1 gene encoding ubiquitin-ubiquitin ligase BUL1 (Ubiquitin-binding component of the Rsp5p E3-ubiquitin ligase complex~similar to YMR275C), producing the protein MVKGLNEPGFPPKRRPLMRPQRSDFTANSSTTVNANANTRGRGRQKQESGKGSSRSPSLHSPKSWIRSASATGILGLRRPELAHSHSQAPSSAAPAGGNRSPLRRSTENATPVETGRSWTDGDINNVVDVLPSFEMYNALHRHIPQGNVDPDRHDFPPSYQEANNSTAKGAVGSSTDLSHQSLSTDALGATRSSSTSNLENLIPLRTEHHSIAAHQPTVVDEDSLEVPPILDDLNDTDNIFIDKLYTLPKMSTPIEITIKTTKHAPMPHVKPEEESILKEYTSGDLIHGFITIENKSQANLKFEMFYVTLESYISIIDKVKSKRTIKRFLRMVDLSASWSYSKIALGSGVDFIPADVDYDDSVFGLNNSRVLEPGVKYKKFFIFKLPLQLLDVTCKQEHFSHCLLPPSFGIDKYRNNCKYSGVKVNSVLGCGHLGTKGSPILTNDMSDDNLSINYTIDARIVGKDQKTSKLYIMKEREYNLRVIPFGFDANVVGERTTMSQLNDFTKLVQERLDALRKIFQRLEKKEPITNRDIHGSDLSGTIDDSMESDSQEILQRKLDQLHIKNRNDYLVNYNDLKLGHDMDNIRSGSSGHNIDTSRAWGPFVESELKYKLKNKSNSSSFLNFSHFLNGSSSSTSTSSNAAKNNHDPTGNKERTGLILVKAKIPKQGLPYWAPSLLRKTNVFESKSKHDQENWVRLSELIPDDVKKPLEKIDLQLTCIESDNSLPHDPPEIQSITTELICITAKSDNSIPIKLNSELLMNKEKLTSIKALYDEFHSKICEYETNFNKNFLELNELYNMNRGDRRPKELKFTDFITSQLFNDIESICNLKVSVHNLSNIFKKQVSTLKQHPKHTLSEDSISHTGNGNSSSPNSASLTPVTSSSKSSLFLPSSSSSTSLKFTDQIVHKWVRIAPLQYKRDINVNLEFNKDIKETLIPSFESCLCCRFYCVRVMIKFENHLGVAKIDIPISVRQVTK; encoded by the coding sequence ATGGTCAAAGGTTTGAATGAACCGGGATTTCCACCGAAGAGGAGGCCTTTGATGCGCCCCCAACGGTCTGATTTCACTGCCAATAGTTCGACAACTGTAAATGCTAATGCAAACACAAGGGGACGTGGTAGGCAGAAACAAGAGAGTGGTAAGGGCAGCTCGAGATCACCGTCACTACACTCTCCAAAATCATGGATAAGAAGCGCGTCTGCTACGGGGATTCTTGGGCTAAGGCGTCCGGAGCTGGCACATTCTCATTCACAGGCTCCTTCCTCAGCTGCACCTGCTGGAGGTAACCGTTCCCCTTTGAGAAGATCTACTGAAAATGCGACTCCCGTCGAGACCGGGAGGTCCTGGACGGACGGAGATATCAACAACGTTGTGGATGTACTGCCCTCATTTGAGATGTACAACGCCCTGCATAGGCACATTCCACAGGGGAATGTCGATCCAGATAGGCACGATTTCCCGCCTTCATACCAAGAGGCCAATAATTCTACTGCAAAGGGTGCTGTGGGCTCGAGCACTGACCTTTCGCATCAATCATTGTCCACTGACGCATTGGGTGCCACGCGTTCTTCGTCAACATCGAATTTAGAAAATTTAATTCCCCTACGAACTGAACATCACAGTATTGCGGCGCATCAGCCGACtgttgttgatgaagaCTCATTGGAGGTGCCTCCCATACTTGATGATTTGAATGACACAGacaatattttcattgaCAAGTTGTACACTTTACCGAAAATGTCCACGCCCATTGAAATCACCATCAAGACCACGAAGCATGCACCTATGCCACACGTGAAACCGGAGGAGGAATCTATTTTGAAAGAGTATACGTCGGGCGATTTGATTCATGGTTTCATCACTATTGAAAACAAGTCTCAAGCAAACTTAAAATTTGAAATGTTTTATGTCACTTTGGAATCTTACATCTCCATCATTGATAAAGTTAAGAGTAAAAGAACGATTAAACGATTTTTAAGGATGGTAGATTTAAGTGCCTCTTGGTCGTACTCGAAAATAGCACTGGGGTCCGGTGTGGACTTCATTCCTGCAGATGTTGATTACGATGATTCTGTATTCGGGCTAAACAATAGCCGGGTTCTGGAACCCGGTGTCAAGTACaagaaattcttcatcttcaaattgCCATTGCAATTGCTGGATGTCACTTGTAAACAGGAGCATTTCTCTCATTGTTTGCTGCCTCCCAGTTTTGgtattgataaatatagGAATAATTGCAAGTACTCCGGTGTCAAAGTCAACAGCGTCCTTGGGTGCGGTCATTTAGGTACAAAGGGCTCCCCCATCTTGACTAACGATATGTCTGATGATAACCTTTCAATCAACTACACTATTGACGCAAGGATTGTTGGCAAAGACCAAAAGACTTCTAAATTGTATATTATGAAGGAGAGAGAATATAATTTAAGAGTTATTCCCTTTGGATTTGATGCCAATGTCGTCGGGGAGAGAACTACCATGAGTCAACTGAATGACTTCACCAAATTAGTGCAGGAAAGATTGGATGCCCTTagaaaaatctttcaaagattagagaagaaagaacCTATAACGAACCGTGACATTCACGGTTCAGACTTAAGTGGTACCATTGATGACTCTATGGAATCAGATTCTCAAGAAATATTGCAGAGGAAATTGGATCAACTGCATATTAAGAATAGAAATGACTATTTGGTCAACTATAACGACTTGAAGTTAGGTCATGATATGGACAATATTCGAAGTGGAAGCAGTGGCCATAATATTGATACTTCTAGAGCTTGGGGTCCCTTTGTTGAAAGCGAACTAAAATATAAACTGAAAAACAAAtctaattcttcatcatttctGAACTTCTCTCATTTTTTAAACGGCAGTTCCAGCTCAACGTCCACTTCTTCAAATGCAGCAAAGAATAATCATGATCCAACAGgtaataaagaaagaactGGGTTAATACTAGTAAAAGCTAAAATCCCGAAACAGGGCTTACCATACTGGGCTCCCTCATTATTGAGGAAGACCAATGTTTTCGAATCCAAAAGTAAGCAtgatcaagaaaattggGTGAGGCTTTCTGAGTTGATCCCGGATGACGTAAAAAAACCATTAGAAAAGATTGATTTACAATTAACTTGTATAGAATCTGATAATAGCTTACCTCATGATCCACCAGAAATTCAATCGATTACCACAGAACTGATATGTATAACAGCCAAATCTGATAATTCCATCCCAATAAAACTCAATTCTGAACTATTGATgaacaaagaaaagctAACAAGCATCAAAGCTTTGTATGACGAATTTCACTCAAAAATTTGTGAATACGAAACCAATTTCAATAagaattttcttgaattaaATGAGTTATACAATATGAATAGGGGAGACCGTAGGCCAAAGGAACTGAAATTTACAGATTTCATTACATCACAGCTGTttaatgatattgaaaGTATTTGTAATCTGAAGGTTAGTGTTCACAACTTATCcaacatttttaaaaaacaGGTTAGTACGTTAAAGCAACACCCAAAGCACACATTATCTGAGGATTCAATATCGCACACAGGTAATGGTAATTCATCGTCACCCAATTCAGCATCATTGACGCCAGTAACATCTTCATCCAAGAGTAGTTTATTTTTACCAAGCAGCAGCTCATCCACTTCCCTGAAGTTTACAGATCAGATTGTCCATAAATGGGTTAGGATCGCTCCTTTACAGTACAAACGAGACATTAATGTGAACTTGGAATTTAACAAGGAcatcaaagaaactttaattccaagttttgaaagttGCCTATGTTGTAGATTTTATTGTGTTCGAGTAATGattaaatttgaaaaccATCTTGGCGTAGCGAAGATTGATATCCCCATTTCTGTTAGGCAAGtgacaaaataa
- the DSK2 gene encoding ubiquitin domain-containing protein DSK2 (Nuclear-enriched ubiquitin-like polyubiquitin-binding protein~similar to YMR276W), whose translation MSLNIHIKSGQDKWEVNVAPESTVLQFKEVINKANGIPVANQRLIYSGKILKDDQTVESYHIQDGHSVHLVKSQPKPQTGAVVGATNATATGAAAGTGATPNMSSGQSAGFNPLADLTSARYAGYLNMPSADMFGPDGGALNNDSNNQDELLRMMENPIFQSQMNEMLSNPQMLDFMIQSNPQLQAMGPQARQMLQSPMFRQMLTNPDMIRQSMQFARMMDPNAGMGSAGGAASAFPAPGGDAPEEGANTNTAPSSNAGANADVNAGVNAGVNAGSNTAANPFASLLNPALNPFANAGNAAGTGMPAFDPALLASMFQPSTQASQPEDTRPPEERYEHQLRQLNDMGFFDFDRNVAALRRSGGSVQGALDSLLNGDV comes from the coding sequence ATGTCGTTGAATATACATATCAAGTCAGGACAAGACAAATGGGAGGTAAATGTGGCACCTGAAAGCACAGTGTTGCAATTCAAGGAGGTGATAAACAAGGCGAACGGTATCCCGGTGGCAAATCAAAGATTGATCTACTCGGGTAAGATTTTAAAGGACGACCAAACCGTGGAGTCATACCACATCCAAGATGGACACAGCGTCCATCTCGTCAAGTCCCAACCCAAACCGCAGACCGGCGCTGTCGTTGGCGCAACTAACGCCACCGCCACCGGTGCAGCAGCTGGTACTGGCGCCACCCCGAACATGTCATCGGGTCAAAGTGCAGGCTTCAACCCGCTGGCAGATTTGACAAGTGCTAGGTACGCCGGCTATTTGAATATGCCGTCTGCAGATATGTTTGGCCCTGACGGTGGTGCATTAAACAACGACTCGAATAACCAAGACGAGCTGTTGAGGATGATGGAAAACCCTATCTTCCAGTCGCAGATGAATGAGATGTTGAGTAACCCTCAAATGTTGGACTTCATGATCCAATCCAACCCGCAATTGCAGGCCATGGGCCCACAGGCCAGGCAAATGCTACAGAGCCCCATGTTTAGACAGATGCTCACCAATCCAGATATGATTAGACAGAGCATGCAATTCGCAAGAATGATGGACCCCAACGCTGGCATGGGTTCTGCAGGTGGGGCTGCCTCTGCATTTCCCGCCCCCGGTGGCGATGCTCCAGAAGAGGGCGCCAATACGAACACTGCCCCCTCATCAAACGCAGGGGCTAACGCAGATGTGAATGCAGGTGTCAACGCAGGTGTCAACGCAGGTTCTAACACTGCAGCAAACCCATTTGCGTCTCTTCTAAACCCTGCATTAAACCCCTTTGCCAACGCGGGAAACGCTGCTGGCACCGGGATGCCCGCCTTCGACCCTGCATTGCTAGCGTCTATGTTTCAACCCTCCACACAAGCGTCTCAACCAGAGGATACCAGACCACCAGAAGAGCGCTACGAACATCAATTAAGACAACTAAACGACATGGGCTTCTTCGATTTCGATAGAAACGTCGCAGCCCTCAGGAGAAGCGGCGGCTCCGTCCAAGGCGCCCTTGACTCACTACTAAACGGCGATGTTTAA